In Euphorbia lathyris chromosome 9, ddEupLath1.1, whole genome shotgun sequence, the following are encoded in one genomic region:
- the LOC136206918 gene encoding protein EMSY-LIKE 4-like translates to MDCYNSNNQPAGSRGQAMMHGMMNTGASRMPFQKDSCEGDNMDIKFQIQRMEKEAYYFVLRAFIAQSDLLSWEKVGLITALRKELNVTDSEHGQILGQISSDESVKRIREWRKGAHESLPTNMNVPGHVIPPNKTLPGRPPLAKPRKYLSHDKPFSATIPSSEPAHFRQDQYCFELAAISTVDPRKIANHNFPELLGNKHEGSSQSYLHGVPAIHTGKFKNGSDPIQIRSTDKIIHEVKQMAFGRGNPDPLQLQKAMSILGEHERDILQALDRIANLSAENDSCNQLQHSQDQLHGSRHRTL, encoded by the exons ATGGATTGTTACAATTCCAACAACCAGCCTGCTG GAAGTCGTGGGCAAGCTATGATGCACGGCATGATGAATACTGGGGCTTCAAGGATGCCTTTCCAGAAAGATTCTTGTGAGGGGGATAACATGGACATTAAATTCCAAATCCAGAGAATGGAAAAAGAAGCATATTATTTTGTCTTGAGGGCTTTCATTGCTCAATCCGATCTCCTTTCCTGG GAAAAGGTGGGACTTATTACAGCGCTTCGGAAAGAACTGAATGTAACTGACTCTGAACATGGTCAAATTCTTGGACAAATCAGTTCAGATGAATCAGTGAAAAGGATAAG GGAGTGGCGTAAAGGTGCTCATGAATCACTCCCGACTAACATGAACGTTCCTGGCCATGTTATTCCCCCAAATAAGACACTACCTGGTCGTCCTCCCCTTGCAAAACCTCGGAAATATTTGTCACATGATAAACCTTTTTCAGCGACGATTCCTTCGTCAGAACCA GCACACTTCAGACAAGATCAGTATTGTTTTGAGCTGGCAGCAATCTCCACTGTGGATCCTAGAAAGATTGCTAATCATAATTTTCCAGAACTACTTGGTAACAAACATGAAGGATCATCACAATCCTATTTACATGGTGTTCCTGCAATTCATACTGGTAAATTTAAGAATGGCTCAGATCCCATTCAGATTCGGTCGACAGATAAAATTATTCATGAG GTCAAGCAGATGGCGTTTGGTAGAGGAAACCCTGATCCTCTTCAACTTCAGAAAGCCATGTCAATTCTAGGG GAGCATGAAAGAGATATTCTTCAGGCACTTGATAGAATTGCTAATCTGTCAGCTGAGA ATGATTCTTGCAATCAGCTACAACATTCGCAGGATCAGCTTCACGGAAGCAGACATAGAACGTTGTAG